A DNA window from Streptomyces sp. CA-278952 contains the following coding sequences:
- a CDS encoding cytochrome P450 has translation MDPQPGATPYSAPAGCPMHQQQTSLYGPEFAADPHRFYDASRAHGPAAPIELAPGVEATLIVQHEAALRVLQNPAIFARDARRWAALREGAIPMDSPVLPMMVYRPNCLFTDGAEHLRLRKAVTESLSRLNSSRLSRDVERIADYLIDQFIERGTADLLNEYAKLLPLLLFNQLFGCPGDIGDRLTRSMSAIFDGEDVLRANAELTECLMELVAIKRRQPGEDITSWLIQHPAGLRDEELKDQLVMLMGAGVEPERNLIGNALLLMLAGDQPGTPERRGSGMLVEDALDDVLWNNPPIANYATHYPVRDIELDGVVLKAETPVLISFAAANSDPGLTDARQTLSKGAHLAWGAGPHVCPAKSPATLIALTAIEKILNTVPDLALAVPASGVAWRPGPFHRALVALPVRFTPTAARRAGTGTQPPAPTSAQLPDPFRNTSAAPSVTPRHASEPAKKQKGWWSSFLDVFRV, from the coding sequence ATGGACCCGCAGCCGGGAGCCACCCCGTACAGCGCGCCCGCCGGGTGCCCCATGCACCAGCAGCAGACGTCGCTGTACGGACCGGAGTTCGCCGCCGATCCGCACCGCTTCTACGACGCGTCCCGGGCACACGGCCCCGCCGCGCCCATCGAGCTGGCCCCCGGGGTGGAGGCCACGCTGATCGTGCAGCACGAGGCGGCGCTGCGGGTGCTCCAGAACCCGGCGATCTTCGCCCGGGACGCGCGGCGCTGGGCCGCGCTGCGCGAGGGCGCCATACCCATGGACAGCCCCGTCCTGCCGATGATGGTGTACCGGCCCAACTGCCTGTTCACCGACGGCGCGGAGCACCTGCGGCTGCGCAAGGCGGTCACCGAGTCGCTGTCGCGGCTCAACAGCTCCCGGCTGAGCCGGGACGTCGAGCGGATCGCCGACTACCTGATCGACCAGTTCATCGAGCGCGGCACCGCCGATCTGCTCAACGAGTACGCCAAGCTCCTGCCGCTGCTGCTGTTCAACCAGCTCTTCGGCTGCCCCGGCGACATCGGCGACCGGCTGACCCGCTCGATGTCCGCCATCTTCGACGGCGAGGACGTCCTCCGCGCCAACGCCGAGCTGACCGAGTGCCTGATGGAGCTGGTCGCGATCAAGCGCCGCCAGCCCGGCGAGGACATCACCTCCTGGCTGATCCAGCACCCGGCGGGGCTGCGGGACGAGGAGCTGAAGGACCAGCTGGTGATGCTGATGGGCGCCGGCGTGGAGCCGGAGCGCAATCTGATCGGCAACGCGCTGCTGCTGATGCTCGCGGGCGACCAGCCGGGCACGCCCGAGCGGCGCGGCTCGGGGATGCTCGTCGAGGACGCGCTGGACGACGTCCTGTGGAACAACCCGCCGATCGCCAACTACGCGACGCACTACCCGGTGCGGGACATCGAGCTGGACGGGGTCGTGCTGAAGGCGGAGACCCCCGTACTGATCAGCTTCGCCGCCGCGAACAGCGACCCGGGGCTCACCGACGCCCGCCAGACCCTGAGCAAGGGCGCCCACCTGGCCTGGGGCGCGGGCCCGCACGTGTGCCCGGCGAAGTCGCCCGCGACGCTGATCGCGCTGACCGCGATCGAGAAGATCCTCAACACCGTCCCGGACCTCGCACTGGCCGTGCCCGCCTCGGGTGTGGCCTGGCGGCCCGGCCCGTTCCACCGGGCCCTGGTCGCGCTGCCCGTACGGTTCACCCCGACGGCCGCGCGGCGTGCGGGGACCGGGACGCAGCCCCCGGCCCCGACCTCGGCCCAGCTGCCCGACCCGTTCCGGAACACTTCCGCCGCACCCTCGGTGACGCCCCGTCACGCCTCGGAGCCGGCCAAGAAGCAGAAGGGCTGGTGGAGTTCGTTCCTCGACGTGTTCCGCGTATGA